The following coding sequences are from one Vicinamibacterales bacterium window:
- a CDS encoding alkaline phosphatase family protein translates to MTRRTLVVLIAILLVVIPLSAAPPTPRPIPKLVVILVVDQMRADYIEKFGQHWTGGLRRLLDEGAWFREAAYPYMTTVTCVGHSTIVTGSFPNTHGIVSNQWWDRATGKPVNCVADAAETLVSYGAPAKGGTSTRNLLVPALPDELRVQLPVPPRIVSMSVKDYTATTMAGRRADVAVWFNAAARSLASSSFFGAAPVPFVAEFVKAHPVEAEFGKAWRKLLPDSDYLYADDAPGENPPAGNASTFPHVLRGAGDTIDADFYTAWVESPFSDVFLGQLAETSIDRLKLGRGRGTDYLAVSFSALDFVGHRYGPRSHEVQDVLARLDQTIWSLLAHLDRSVGRANYVLALTADHGVAPIPEQIAAAGLSAGRIPTADLVARVERALEPMLGAGKHVAHMVYNDLYFEPGVFERLQANPAAMRAAMDAVRSMPGVARVFRSDELDHPFASAEDRIERAALATFLPGRSGDFIIVPQPYWIVGAGSKGTTHGTPYGYDLRVPLFLLGKGIRKGQFLTPAAPVDIAPTLAFLCGITLPAADGRVLGEALLPVPAPGQAPSAPRKQ, encoded by the coding sequence ATGACGCGTCGTACCCTGGTTGTCCTGATCGCCATCCTGCTGGTGGTCATTCCTCTGTCCGCCGCTCCCCCCACCCCGCGTCCCATTCCCAAGCTGGTCGTCATCCTCGTCGTCGATCAGATGCGCGCGGACTACATCGAGAAATTCGGCCAGCACTGGACCGGCGGCCTGCGCCGCCTGCTGGACGAGGGCGCGTGGTTTCGCGAGGCCGCATACCCCTACATGACGACGGTCACCTGCGTCGGCCACAGCACCATCGTCACCGGCAGCTTCCCGAACACGCACGGCATCGTGTCGAACCAGTGGTGGGACCGGGCGACGGGCAAGCCGGTCAACTGCGTCGCCGATGCCGCGGAAACGCTCGTGAGCTACGGGGCACCCGCCAAAGGCGGCACGAGCACGCGGAATCTGCTGGTGCCGGCACTGCCGGACGAACTGCGCGTCCAACTGCCCGTTCCGCCGCGCATCGTCTCGATGTCGGTCAAGGACTACACGGCGACGACGATGGCGGGTCGCCGCGCGGACGTCGCGGTCTGGTTCAACGCCGCCGCCCGGTCGCTCGCCTCCTCGTCTTTCTTCGGCGCCGCGCCGGTGCCGTTTGTCGCCGAGTTCGTGAAGGCGCACCCGGTCGAAGCGGAGTTCGGCAAGGCGTGGCGCAAGCTCCTCCCCGACTCCGATTACCTCTATGCCGACGACGCGCCGGGCGAGAACCCACCGGCCGGCAACGCCAGCACCTTTCCGCACGTGCTGCGCGGGGCGGGCGACACGATCGACGCCGACTTCTACACGGCGTGGGTGGAGAGCCCGTTCTCGGACGTCTTCCTGGGGCAACTGGCGGAGACGTCGATCGACAGGCTGAAACTCGGCCGGGGCCGCGGCACCGACTACCTGGCCGTGAGCTTCTCGGCGCTCGACTTCGTGGGCCATCGGTACGGGCCGCGCAGCCACGAGGTGCAGGACGTCCTCGCACGGCTGGACCAGACGATCTGGTCGCTCCTCGCCCACCTGGACCGCTCGGTCGGCCGCGCCAACTACGTGCTCGCGCTGACGGCCGACCACGGCGTCGCACCCATCCCCGAACAGATCGCGGCGGCGGGACTGAGCGCGGGGCGCATCCCGACAGCCGACCTCGTGGCGCGGGTCGAACGGGCGCTCGAACCGATGCTCGGCGCCGGCAAGCACGTCGCGCACATGGTCTACAACGATCTGTACTTCGAGCCGGGAGTGTTCGAGAGGCTGCAGGCGAATCCCGCGGCGATGCGCGCGGCGATGGACGCCGTGCGATCGATGCCGGGTGTGGCGCGGGTCTTCCGGTCGGACGAATTGGATCATCCCTTCGCGAGCGCCGAGGACCGGATCGAGCGTGCGGCGCTTGCGACGTTCCTCCCGGGGCGCAGCGGCGACTTCATCATCGTGCCGCAGCCGTACTGGATCGTCGGGGCCGGTTCGAAGGGAACGACGCATGGGACGCCGTACGGGTACGACCTGCGCGTTCCGCTGTTCCTGCTGGGAAAGGGGATCAGGAAGGGACAATTCCTCACGCCGGCGGCGCCCGTGGACATCGCGCCCACGCTCGCCTTCCTGTGCGGCATCACGCTGCCGGCTGCCGACGGGCGCGTGCTCGGCGAGGCCCTGCTGCCTGTGCCCGCCCCGGGCCAGGCCCCTTCGGCCCCGAGGAAGCAATGA
- a CDS encoding MGMT family protein has protein sequence MSGTKTRGASSSAGERPSRFSDRVLASVRRIPPGRVASYGDVAAMAGRPRACRAVGNIMRTCRDANVPCHRVVSADGGLGGYGGQTELKRSLLRAEGLVVVGRRIRRFREVRWIPGARRTRPAP, from the coding sequence ATGTCCGGAACCAAGACACGCGGCGCCAGCAGCAGCGCCGGCGAGCGGCCGTCGCGATTCTCGGACCGTGTGCTGGCTTCGGTCCGGAGGATTCCGCCCGGCCGGGTGGCCAGCTACGGCGACGTGGCGGCGATGGCGGGACGACCGCGCGCCTGTCGGGCTGTCGGAAATATCATGCGCACGTGTCGGGACGCGAACGTGCCCTGCCACCGGGTCGTCTCGGCTGACGGCGGCCTCGGAGGCTATGGAGGCCAGACCGAGCTGAAGCGTTCCCTGCTTCGCGCCGAAGGGCTGGTCGTGGTCGGCCGACGGATTCGCCGATTCCGCGAGGTTCGGTGGATTCCTGGTGCCCGGCGAACCCGGCCGGCACCGTAG
- a CDS encoding RNA polymerase sigma factor produces the protein MSEAGTGDRELAARCLAGDRDAFEGLYRQHASRLYNLSYRMAGSAEADDLLQEIFLQAFRKLGTYKGEASIGTWLYRLAVNLCLDHLRSRQGRMAGATDSLDEEGAAPVVDPGRPVEANIARLDLEKAMELLPPSYKAAFVLHDVEGYQHDEIARMLGIAEGSSKSLLHKARLKMRVALQK, from the coding sequence ATGAGCGAGGCAGGGACCGGAGACCGGGAGTTGGCGGCCCGATGCCTGGCCGGTGACCGGGACGCGTTCGAGGGCCTCTACAGGCAGCACGCCTCCCGGCTCTACAATCTGTCCTATCGGATGGCGGGCAGCGCCGAGGCGGACGACCTCCTTCAGGAGATCTTCCTCCAGGCCTTCCGCAAGCTCGGGACGTACAAGGGCGAGGCTTCGATCGGCACGTGGCTGTATCGTCTCGCCGTCAATCTCTGCCTCGACCATCTGCGGAGCCGTCAGGGGCGGATGGCCGGCGCGACGGATTCGCTGGACGAAGAGGGAGCCGCGCCGGTGGTGGACCCCGGTCGTCCGGTGGAAGCGAACATCGCGAGGCTCGATCTCGAGAAAGCCATGGAGCTGCTGCCGCCGAGTTACAAGGCGGCGTTCGTGCTCCACGATGTCGAGGGGTACCAGCACGACGAGATCGCCCGGATGCTGGGAATTGCCGAGGGCAGCTCGAAGTCGCTGCTCCACAAGGCGCGGTTGAAAATGCGCGTGGCGTTGCAGAAGTGA
- a CDS encoding zf-HC2 domain-containing protein, which yields MSCTEYHQALSDLIDGSLEGDARTRVESHVRDCADCRQLLADLRHIRESARALPRVDLPEFLWHRVGDAVEREGRAAAHGAPAPGRSRWTLPVWWPAWGTLAAAATLVLAASLAGYFAMRPQQKAEPAAHVTATDTVQSVESELDAADKHYEKAIAALELVAKDGRSALDPKTEAVVRKSLGVIDQAILESRAALKAQPTSEVAQATLFEALQRKVGLLRDTIALVNEMRKGNQTGAATIVGSLGKS from the coding sequence GTGTCCTGCACTGAATATCATCAAGCGTTGTCCGATCTGATCGACGGGAGCCTCGAGGGAGACGCCCGGACGCGCGTCGAATCGCACGTTCGCGACTGCGCCGACTGCCGCCAACTGCTGGCCGATCTCAGGCACATCCGCGAGTCGGCCCGGGCGCTGCCGCGCGTCGATCTGCCCGAGTTCCTGTGGCACCGGGTCGGTGATGCCGTGGAGCGTGAAGGGCGTGCCGCGGCGCACGGAGCGCCAGCGCCGGGCCGTTCTCGGTGGACGCTTCCTGTCTGGTGGCCGGCGTGGGGCACGCTTGCCGCCGCGGCGACACTCGTCCTCGCGGCCTCGCTCGCCGGCTACTTCGCGATGCGCCCCCAACAGAAGGCCGAGCCGGCAGCGCACGTTACGGCCACCGACACCGTCCAATCCGTTGAGTCGGAACTGGATGCCGCGGACAAGCACTACGAGAAGGCGATTGCGGCGCTCGAGCTGGTGGCAAAGGACGGACGGTCCGCACTCGACCCGAAGACCGAAGCGGTCGTCCGGAAGAGCCTGGGTGTCATCGACCAGGCCATCCTGGAGAGCCGCGCGGCCCTGAAAGCGCAGCCCACGAGCGAGGTCGCGCAGGCCACGTTGTTCGAGGCGCTGCAGCGGAAGGTCGGCCTGCTGCGCGACACCATCGCCCTCGTGAACGAGATGCGGAAGGGCAACCAGACCGGCGCGGCAACGATCGTGGGCAGTCTCGGCAAGTCATGA
- a CDS encoding DUF4097 family beta strand repeat-containing protein gives MHRSFIGVAAVVSMVALPLPLHAGVAGATDHSRWNARSWRASYEARMGPQQIEKTSKTFRIGANGTLDIGNVSGDMVITEAAGDTITIDATKKTRDSDARDEFARTTVTMVERAGRVEVRTTYTGRNNHASVDYRVTAPPGTAVIAHSVSGDIRISGIRGELRLESVSGDVSATGALGASLIKSVSGEVTLSGVSTQAELTASSISGNVTVTGAKVRSLDADTVSGELKLTDVSCDRATVKSISGDVDFSGTLARNGRYEMQSHSGEIRLMLAGDPGFELNAQTFSGNVRSDLPVTLRAGESIGGRHKGLRGIHGDGSAQLILHAFSGDITISRK, from the coding sequence ATGCATCGCTCATTCATCGGTGTGGCAGCCGTCGTGTCGATGGTCGCCCTCCCGCTTCCGCTCCACGCGGGCGTCGCCGGGGCGACGGACCATTCGAGGTGGAACGCGCGCAGCTGGCGTGCGAGCTACGAGGCGCGGATGGGCCCCCAGCAGATCGAGAAGACGAGCAAGACGTTCCGCATCGGCGCGAACGGCACGCTCGACATCGGCAACGTCTCGGGGGACATGGTCATCACCGAGGCCGCGGGCGATACGATCACGATCGACGCGACGAAGAAGACCCGGGACAGCGACGCGAGGGACGAGTTCGCCCGCACCACCGTGACGATGGTCGAGCGGGCGGGGCGCGTCGAGGTGAGAACGACCTACACGGGCCGCAACAACCACGCGTCGGTGGACTACCGGGTGACCGCGCCTCCGGGCACGGCGGTCATCGCGCACTCGGTGTCGGGCGACATCAGGATCAGCGGTATTCGCGGCGAGCTGCGGCTGGAAAGTGTCAGCGGCGACGTGTCGGCGACCGGCGCGCTCGGCGCGTCGCTCATCAAGTCCGTGTCGGGCGAGGTGACGTTGAGCGGCGTGTCCACGCAGGCCGAGTTGACCGCCTCGAGCATCAGCGGCAACGTCACGGTCACCGGTGCGAAGGTGCGCAGCCTGGACGCGGACACGGTGAGTGGCGAGCTGAAGTTGACCGACGTCTCGTGCGATCGCGCGACCGTGAAGTCGATCAGCGGCGACGTCGATTTCTCGGGGACGTTGGCCAGGAACGGGCGCTACGAGATGCAGTCGCACTCCGGCGAGATTCGGCTGATGCTCGCCGGCGACCCGGGATTCGAACTCAACGCGCAGACCTTCAGCGGCAACGTGCGGTCGGACCTGCCCGTGACGCTGCGGGCTGGTGAGTCCATCGGCGGCCGGCACAAGGGCCTGCGCGGCATCCACGGCGACGGCAGCGCGCAGCTCATCCTGCACGCCTTCAGCGGGGACATCACGATCAGCAGGAAGTAG
- a CDS encoding Rne/Rng family ribonuclease, whose amino-acid sequence MNKEMIVSSNGHQTMVAILEDDLVTEIFIERERQRGVVGNVYKGRVSKVLPGMQSAFVDIGLERDGFLYVTDVVNTMEEFDRLESGDDEESEDEGRREREAGSSAKIEDLLREGQEVIVQVAKEPLGTKGARLTCHVTMAGRFLVFMPTVDHVGVSRKIESRDERARLRGIVREFREQQGFIGGVIIRTATAARPPEDLIDDLTYFQRIWNDVRQRSESVRAPAVIYREQGLVTKLLRDLLTEEFSAIRIDDRQEYQRVREMVDRVMPAISSRVKLYDKPFPIFEEYGVQSEVDKALKSKVWLKSGGYIVVNQTEALVAIDVNTGRYVGKKNGRLEDTIVKTNLEAVKEIVRQVRLRDLGGIIVLDFIDMEEKKNRQKVLQAVELELKKDRSPSKALAVSDFGLIIITRKRVKQSLERVLTEPCPYCSGTGTIKSSSTICYEILEQVRKIGPELDGPGLVLRVNPEIARALREEENGVLLDLRQALKREVTLRPDALLHHEQFDVMAL is encoded by the coding sequence ATGAACAAGGAGATGATCGTCTCCTCGAACGGCCACCAGACCATGGTGGCGATTCTCGAGGACGACCTGGTGACCGAGATCTTCATCGAGCGCGAACGTCAGCGCGGGGTGGTGGGCAACGTCTACAAGGGGCGCGTGTCCAAGGTCCTCCCGGGGATGCAGTCCGCGTTCGTGGATATCGGTCTCGAGCGCGACGGCTTCCTCTACGTCACCGACGTCGTCAACACGATGGAGGAGTTCGACCGCCTCGAATCTGGTGACGACGAGGAGTCCGAGGACGAGGGCCGCCGGGAACGCGAAGCCGGAAGCAGCGCGAAGATCGAGGATCTCCTGCGCGAAGGCCAGGAGGTCATCGTCCAGGTGGCCAAGGAGCCCCTCGGCACGAAGGGAGCCCGGCTGACGTGCCACGTCACGATGGCGGGGCGGTTCCTCGTGTTCATGCCGACCGTCGACCACGTCGGCGTGTCCCGCAAGATCGAGTCGCGCGACGAACGGGCCCGCCTGCGGGGCATCGTCCGCGAGTTCCGCGAGCAGCAGGGCTTCATCGGCGGCGTCATCATCCGCACGGCCACCGCCGCCCGCCCGCCCGAAGACCTCATCGACGACCTCACCTACTTCCAGCGGATCTGGAACGACGTGCGGCAGCGGTCCGAGTCGGTCCGCGCGCCCGCGGTCATCTACCGCGAGCAGGGCCTCGTGACCAAGCTGCTCCGCGACCTGCTCACCGAGGAGTTCTCGGCCATCCGCATCGACGACCGCCAGGAGTACCAGCGCGTCCGCGAGATGGTGGACCGCGTGATGCCGGCGATCTCGTCGCGCGTGAAGCTCTACGACAAGCCGTTTCCCATCTTCGAGGAATACGGCGTCCAGTCCGAGGTGGACAAGGCGCTGAAGAGCAAGGTCTGGCTGAAGTCGGGCGGCTACATCGTCGTCAACCAGACCGAGGCGCTGGTGGCGATCGACGTGAACACGGGACGCTACGTCGGCAAGAAGAACGGCCGGCTGGAAGACACGATCGTCAAGACCAACCTCGAAGCGGTGAAGGAGATCGTGCGGCAGGTTCGCCTGCGCGACCTCGGGGGGATCATCGTCCTCGACTTCATCGACATGGAGGAGAAGAAGAACCGTCAGAAGGTGCTGCAGGCGGTCGAGCTGGAGCTGAAGAAGGATCGGTCGCCGTCGAAAGCGCTCGCCGTGTCGGATTTCGGGTTGATCATCATCACGCGGAAGCGGGTGAAGCAGAGCCTCGAACGCGTGCTGACCGAACCGTGTCCTTACTGTTCCGGCACCGGCACCATCAAGTCGAGCTCGACGATCTGCTACGAGATCCTCGAGCAGGTGCGGAAGATCGGACCGGAGCTCGACGGCCCCGGCCTCGTGCTGCGCGTGAACCCGGAGATTGCACGGGCGCTGCGCGAAGAAGAGAACGGCGTCCTGCTCGACCTGAGACAGGCCCTGAAGCGCGAGGTGACGCTGCGCCCCGATGCGCTGCTGCACCACGAGCAGTTCGATGTGATGGCGCTGTAG
- the rodA gene encoding rod shape-determining protein RodA has translation MFERRLFHHIDWLTIAALVALCGMGVVMIYSTTHGGPNANLYIRQLYAIALGLLAFVVCLAVDYRSLAENSLVFYLLVVVLLLAVLFVGTTGGGARRWLPLPLFNLQPSEFAKICVALTLAKFFDDSRRGNPSVPDLAVGAVLTLIPFLLIAREPDLGTAVTLLAIFLAIAYLAGMRMRLLGILLLVAIVAAPVAWRYALKDYQKSRISTFIDPELDARGAGYQQIQARISVGSGGVWGKGFMKGTQGQLRFLPVAWNDFVFSVFAEEQGLVGVIVALGLYLFVIVRALETARLAKDRLGAFVVIGVLGAFAFQVIYNITMSAGLAPVKGLTLPLMSSGGSSVIATLAGFGLILNVRMRRFTN, from the coding sequence ATGTTCGAACGCCGGTTGTTCCACCACATCGACTGGCTGACGATCGCGGCGCTCGTGGCCCTCTGCGGCATGGGCGTCGTCATGATCTACAGCACGACCCACGGCGGGCCGAACGCGAACCTGTACATCAGGCAGCTCTACGCGATCGCCCTCGGCCTGCTCGCCTTCGTCGTGTGCCTTGCCGTGGACTACCGGTCGCTGGCCGAGAACTCCCTCGTGTTCTACCTGCTGGTGGTCGTGCTGCTCTTGGCCGTCCTGTTCGTCGGGACGACCGGGGGCGGCGCACGCCGCTGGCTCCCGCTCCCGCTCTTCAATCTCCAACCGTCCGAATTCGCCAAGATCTGCGTGGCGCTGACGCTGGCCAAGTTCTTCGACGACAGCCGGCGCGGCAACCCGTCGGTGCCCGATCTGGCGGTCGGCGCGGTGCTGACCCTCATCCCCTTCCTGCTGATCGCAAGAGAGCCCGACCTGGGCACGGCGGTCACGCTTCTCGCCATCTTCCTGGCGATTGCCTACCTCGCCGGGATGCGCATGCGCCTGTTGGGCATCCTCCTGCTCGTGGCCATCGTCGCGGCGCCGGTGGCCTGGCGCTACGCGCTGAAGGACTATCAGAAGAGCCGCATCTCGACGTTCATCGACCCGGAGCTCGACGCCCGCGGGGCCGGCTACCAGCAGATCCAGGCCCGGATCAGCGTGGGGTCCGGCGGAGTGTGGGGCAAGGGGTTCATGAAGGGCACGCAGGGCCAGTTGCGGTTCCTGCCGGTGGCCTGGAACGACTTCGTGTTCTCGGTGTTCGCGGAAGAGCAGGGACTGGTCGGCGTCATCGTCGCGCTCGGCCTGTACCTGTTCGTGATTGTCCGGGCGCTGGAGACGGCGCGGCTGGCCAAGGATCGGCTTGGCGCCTTCGTCGTCATCGGCGTACTGGGGGCGTTCGCCTTCCAGGTGATCTACAACATCACCATGTCGGCAGGCCTCGCCCCGGTGAAGGGACTGACACTCCCGCTGATGAGTTCAGGGGGGTCGTCGGTGATTGCGACACTGGCCGGCTTTGGCCTCATCCTCAACGTGAGGATGCGCCGGTTCACCAATTGA
- the mrdA gene encoding penicillin-binding protein 2, whose product MFRFVTGDGPGPVGLPEDRRKLITRLIIVQYSVVGLFVALALAFWYFQVVEHPKFREMAENNHQRTLGLRAPRGVLFDRGGRALVENRDSFVISVVREHSHNLDHTIQLLAQVLGVDEATVREVVRRHRSQPSYRPIPIVEDATLAQVAAVTARRLDSELPDVLVERVPTRHYPTDALAAHLFGYVGEVTEGQLVDEGFHSGDIVGQAGVEKVYNKVLMGTDGARRVVVNSVGREIRTLDEVPPSEGRRVQLTIDYDVQRATEDAFKGLGYSGSAIILDPRNGEILAYTSLPAYDPNSFAAGIKRATWSDLNSDKLKPLQNRGIQGRYSPGSTFKMVVATAALEEGVITPDFRVNCVGSATFFGRPFQCWSLKSLGHGHGALDLEHAIEQSCNVYFYTLGNMVGIDKIAKWAKLLGLGEKTGIDLPNELQGIMPSPEWKKATTGEKWYAGETISVSIGQGQVSVTPVSMAVYISTIANGGTRHVPHLVRAVDQGRGWQVVPPPPPKSKVEFKPETLATIHQGLWMVVNGAGTGGNARMAGRDVAGKTGTAQVISLQGGKAAAGKTEMDLRDNGWFVFFAPRDNPEIAGAVFAEHALHGAEAARVARFAMETYFAKKEGRPLPQFVPPPQPAATPAVPVVAAVTGGVRHE is encoded by the coding sequence ATGTTCAGGTTCGTCACCGGTGATGGGCCGGGGCCAGTCGGGCTGCCGGAGGATCGGCGCAAGCTGATCACGCGGCTGATCATCGTGCAGTACTCGGTGGTCGGCCTGTTCGTGGCGCTGGCGCTGGCCTTCTGGTACTTCCAGGTGGTCGAGCACCCGAAGTTCCGCGAGATGGCGGAGAACAACCATCAGCGGACACTCGGGCTGCGCGCGCCGCGCGGCGTGCTGTTCGATCGCGGCGGACGGGCGCTCGTGGAGAACCGCGACTCGTTCGTGATCTCGGTCGTCAGGGAGCACAGCCACAACCTCGACCACACCATCCAGCTCCTCGCGCAGGTCCTCGGTGTGGACGAGGCGACGGTCCGCGAGGTCGTGCGCCGCCATCGCAGCCAGCCGAGCTACCGCCCGATCCCGATTGTCGAGGACGCCACGCTCGCCCAGGTGGCCGCGGTGACCGCCCGGCGGCTCGATTCGGAACTGCCCGATGTGCTCGTCGAGCGCGTGCCGACGCGACACTATCCAACCGACGCCCTCGCGGCGCACCTGTTCGGCTACGTCGGCGAGGTCACCGAAGGGCAGCTCGTCGACGAGGGGTTCCACTCGGGAGACATCGTCGGCCAGGCGGGCGTCGAGAAGGTCTACAACAAGGTGCTGATGGGCACCGACGGCGCCCGCCGCGTGGTCGTCAACAGCGTGGGGCGGGAGATCCGCACGCTCGACGAGGTGCCGCCGTCGGAAGGCCGCCGCGTGCAGTTGACGATCGACTACGACGTGCAGCGGGCGACCGAGGACGCGTTCAAGGGGCTCGGCTACTCGGGATCGGCGATCATCCTCGATCCGCGGAACGGGGAGATCCTGGCGTACACCAGCCTGCCCGCCTACGACCCGAATTCCTTCGCCGCCGGCATCAAGCGCGCGACCTGGAGCGACTTGAACAGCGACAAGCTGAAGCCCCTGCAGAACCGGGGCATTCAAGGGCGGTACTCGCCCGGGTCCACCTTCAAGATGGTGGTGGCAACGGCCGCGCTGGAAGAGGGCGTCATCACGCCGGATTTCCGCGTCAACTGCGTCGGCAGCGCGACCTTCTTCGGCCGCCCGTTCCAGTGCTGGAGCCTGAAGTCGCTCGGCCACGGCCACGGCGCGCTGGACCTCGAGCACGCCATCGAGCAGTCGTGCAACGTCTACTTCTACACGCTCGGCAACATGGTCGGAATCGACAAGATCGCCAAGTGGGCCAAGCTGCTCGGCCTGGGCGAGAAGACCGGCATCGACCTGCCGAACGAACTGCAGGGCATCATGCCGTCGCCAGAGTGGAAGAAGGCGACCACCGGTGAGAAGTGGTACGCGGGCGAGACGATCTCCGTGTCGATCGGCCAGGGCCAGGTGTCGGTCACACCCGTGTCGATGGCGGTCTACATCTCGACGATCGCCAACGGCGGCACGCGCCACGTGCCGCACCTGGTTCGCGCGGTCGACCAGGGGCGCGGGTGGCAGGTGGTGCCGCCGCCGCCCCCGAAGTCGAAGGTCGAGTTCAAGCCGGAAACGCTCGCGACGATCCACCAGGGGCTCTGGATGGTCGTCAACGGCGCGGGGACGGGTGGCAACGCGCGGATGGCCGGGAGAGACGTGGCGGGGAAGACCGGCACCGCGCAGGTGATTTCGCTCCAGGGGGGCAAGGCGGCGGCGGGGAAGACCGAGATGGACCTGCGCGACAACGGATGGTTCGTGTTCTTCGCGCCGCGCGACAACCCGGAAATTGCCGGTGCCGTGTTCGCCGAGCACGCCCTCCACGGGGCCGAGGCCGCGCGCGTCGCCCGCTTCGCCATGGAGACCTATTTCGCCAAGAAGGAAGGCCGTCCGCTGCCGCAGTTCGTGCCTCCACCTCAGCCCGCGGCGACGCCCGCGGTGCCGGTGGTGGCGGCCGTCACGGGCGGCGTACGACACGAGTGA
- the mreD gene encoding rod shape-determining protein MreD encodes MTALRVILTIAAALALQTTLARFLVRGEIGVDLVLVAVVFLALRSGPTVGIVSGTMAGLAQDALTSGIVGIGGLAKTLVGFLVGTVGTTFILTQSVPRFLVFFGATVLQMAVIIGFHALLDPGPISWPLGGVVAQALGNALIGLMVFQVTEGVPRLLEHRRAMGRGRARR; translated from the coding sequence GTGACGGCCCTGCGCGTCATCCTGACAATCGCGGCCGCCCTGGCGCTGCAGACCACGCTGGCGCGCTTCCTGGTTCGAGGTGAAATTGGGGTGGACCTCGTGCTGGTGGCGGTCGTGTTCCTCGCCCTGCGGTCGGGCCCGACCGTCGGCATCGTGTCCGGCACGATGGCCGGGCTCGCGCAGGACGCGTTGACCAGCGGGATCGTCGGCATCGGTGGCCTGGCGAAAACGCTGGTGGGGTTTCTCGTCGGGACGGTCGGGACGACGTTCATCCTCACGCAGTCGGTGCCGAGGTTCCTGGTATTCTTCGGCGCGACCGTGCTGCAGATGGCGGTGATCATCGGGTTCCATGCGCTGCTCGACCCGGGGCCGATCTCGTGGCCCCTCGGGGGCGTCGTCGCACAGGCTTTGGGAAATGCGCTCATCGGTCTCATGGTGTTCCAGGTGACCGAGGGCGTGCCTCGCTTGCTCGAGCACCGACGTGCCATGGGCCGCGGGCGGGCCAGGCGATAA
- the mreC gene encoding rod shape-determining protein MreC, which yields MALPDIRQRSGYLFLAVAVGHIILISVQVNSRSGVPLLQAVVFGAFAEVQRATSGAVRAGRTVWDAYVGLQDVHRQNDALRQRVSDLQVALQRSRELAGESESLRRLLGLRDKTQWSTRPAEIIGTSATADFRTLTIDRGTADGVRADMAVIVPDGVVGRVVMPSRRASKVQLLVDRSAAAAVMVARSRAQGIVLGSGEALLRLEYVSTSADLAVGDQVVTSGIDGIYPAGFVVGLVETIEKAGGSFRAIRVRPAVDFSALERVLVVLAGPAAPAAPGAATPDASAEKRE from the coding sequence ATGGCACTTCCCGACATCCGGCAGCGAAGCGGCTACCTGTTCCTGGCCGTCGCCGTCGGGCACATCATCTTGATCTCCGTGCAGGTGAACTCGCGGTCGGGAGTTCCGCTGCTCCAGGCCGTGGTCTTCGGCGCATTTGCCGAGGTGCAGCGAGCGACGTCGGGCGCGGTCCGGGCGGGCCGGACCGTATGGGACGCCTATGTTGGCCTCCAGGACGTGCACCGGCAGAACGACGCGCTTCGACAGCGGGTGAGCGATCTGCAAGTCGCGCTGCAGAGGTCCCGGGAGCTGGCCGGCGAGAGCGAGAGCCTCCGGCGACTGCTCGGCCTGCGTGACAAGACCCAGTGGTCGACGCGGCCGGCCGAGATCATCGGGACGAGCGCGACCGCCGATTTTCGCACGCTCACGATCGATCGGGGAACCGCCGACGGCGTCCGCGCGGACATGGCGGTCATCGTTCCGGACGGGGTGGTGGGCCGCGTGGTCATGCCCTCACGGCGGGCGTCGAAAGTGCAGCTGCTCGTGGACCGCAGCGCCGCCGCGGCCGTCATGGTCGCACGGTCGCGCGCGCAAGGGATCGTGCTCGGCAGCGGCGAGGCGTTGCTGCGCCTCGAGTACGTGAGCACGTCGGCCGACCTCGCGGTTGGTGACCAGGTGGTGACGTCGGGCATCGACGGGATCTACCCGGCGGGGTTCGTGGTCGGCCTGGTGGAGACCATCGAGAAGGCGGGCGGATCGTTCCGGGCGATTCGCGTTCGGCCGGCGGTCGATTTTTCCGCACTCGAGCGGGTGCTCGTCGTGCTCGCCGGTCCGGCGGCGCCTGCCGCGCCCGGGGCGGCCACGCCGGACGCGAGCGCGGAGAAGCGCGAGTGA